The Novipirellula caenicola genomic interval CCTCGAGTGAGACTGACGGTGATCAAGGCGGAGTAGGAGATCTGGACCAAGCCTTGGAACTGCCTCAAGGCCAAATGACGTGGCAGTATCATCTGCATCGATGCCAAGATGGTGCCTATCTCGGGGTGCTGCTCGAAGATTTGTCGCCCATCTCGACGGTTCGGTTTGCCAATCGCCCCAAAGCAAAAGAGCTTCGTGATTTTCTGTTGGATTCGGTCTGCGATCCGATGGTGGGGCCTCCAAGGAAACCGGCGGTACTGCAGGTTCCGACAAAAGCCGACCTGAAAGCACTCGCCAAAACGGTGGGAACTTACGGAGTGGCCTGCGAACATCAAGCACTTGAAGCGGATGCGAAAGCGATGCTCGCGGAGAGCCTAGACGCTCTGGCGAGACGTCTTGAACGTCTCGCCAGCGACAGGAGTGATGAGGCGGATGAGATCGATGTTGCAGACTTGCCGCAGAGTGACCAGCAGTGGTGGGTAGGTGTTTTTCAGCCGCCGATGTGGATCCTCGATCGCGCGACTCCCTATCGTGCGTACATGCAATTGGTGTTGGATGCAAGCAGCGGATGTATTGTTGGCACCGAAGGTACTGCCGATATGCCATCGCCCGAGCAGCAATGGCAGGTGCTCGTCGAGACGATGGCGGAACCGATGGTGGGTCAGCCTCGTCGCCCCGAAAGCATTGTTCTTGATCCGCGAATGTCGGCCGAACCCCTTACCCGCTACAGCGGTTCCTTCAACGTTTTCACCGGTGATCAACAAGTCGCAGACAGCTTTGACAAACTCATTGCGGGATTGCTGCTGAACTCGGGCCAAGGTGAGACGCCGTTGGCAGAGACGGAAGGGGTGACAGAGAAGCTGATGGAACGTTATTACGATGCTGCCGCACGCTTCTACAAAGCAGCGCCGTGGAAAATGGTCGGCGGAGATAATTTGATCCGGTTGGAGTACCGGGAAAGCGGCGAATCAAGTTGGGGGATCACGGTGATGGGACAGCTAGGCCAGGTGCTCGGGCTGTCGTTGATCGAGAATGTCAAGCACGCCAGGAAGTTCATCCAGCAAAAATGTCCGATGGAAGAGCTGGTTGCGATCTCAGTTCAATTCGGTGAAGCGTTTGATATGGTGCCTATTGATTTTTGGCACTTGGAACAAAATCACTGGTCCGTCGCAGACGCCGAGGCCTATCCTTTGGTCTTTAAAATAGATCATGGCAAACACTCAAGCGATTTGAGTAACGAAGATTTGCGAATGGTCGAATCGGTGATGAGTGTCCTTCCTCGTTTTCTGGATCAACCGCGTGATCAAACAATGGACGCGAAGGATTCACTTGGGCGAGAGTTTCGCTTGAGTTGGGAACTCTAAACCGTACACAACCTACTGTTGGGAGATTGGTGATGCGACTGCGACCTATTGCTGTGTTGGCCCTGTTGTTCGTACTTGGGGTGCAGAGTGGAGAAGCTCAGTCACCACGTTCTTCATCCTCACGTTCTTCTGATCAGGCTGCGGCGATGTTTCGGCGGATGGATCGGGATCGCAATGGCGTGATCGACAAAGCCGAGGCGCCGGCGAAGCTCAAAGCGATGTTCAGCGAATGGGATCAAGATTCCGACGGCAAGATTAGCAAGGCAGAGTTTGAGTCGAATTTCGCAAGGTCACGTGGTCGAGGAAAGGCGTCGCAAACGGGGGAATATATTGCACCGGCGGCCAGAGGGGAGCGGCAAGCGGAAGTGTTGAAGCGAGGCGACCGTGCTCCTGATTTCACGCTGCCGCGTGTCGGAGGCGAAGGCACGGTGACGTTATCGGATTTGTACCGCGACAAACCGGTGGTGTTGGTGTTTGGCAGCATCAGTTGTTCGCCGTTTCGCCAGCGAGTTCAGCAGGTCGAACAGTTGTACGAGGAGCACAAGGACAACGCGAATTTTCTGATGGTTTACATTCGCGAGGCGCACCCGGATTCCAAGATCCAGGTCAAGACGGCCGAGGGCGACGAAGTGTTACAGACGTTTGTGCAGACGAACGACTTGGCGTTACGGCGAGAGCACGCAGCGACATGTGAGCGAACGTTGTCGTTATCGTTTCCGATGGTGATGGACGGCGTGGACAACCGCGTCAATGCCGCCTATGCCGGTTGGCCGATCCGACTGGTCGTAATCGACCGCGACGGCCGCATCCTCGACCCCGGCGCCCCCGGCCCCCAAGGCTTCACCCCCGACAAAGTCGCCACCTGGCTAAAAACGCTGGAGTGAATTCTGACCAATGTAGTGCCTTAGCGAAAGTGAGACATTCGGTAAGGAACCGTTCGGCAGCAAATTCGGTAATCAGGTAGATTGAAGAGTGCGTTAGCCCATGACTGGCGAACTGTGGACGAATCCTTCAATATCGTCTCAGGAGACCAATATGTCAGCAAAGAACAAACAACGCCGATCGTTTACCGTAGAGTTCAAGTGAAATGCTGTCGATCTGATCGTCAATCAAGGCTACACCTTCGCGGCCGCCTCGAGGCAGTCAATGTTGATACCCACAACACTACGTGATTGGCATCGGAAGTTTGCACCAACGCCAAAGCCTTGTGACGATAATGCGTCTGTCGAACAGCTCACCGCGGAAGTGAAGCGACTTCGCAAAGAACTGGCTCGCGTCGAGATGGAGCGTGAAATACAAAAAAATCGACGGCGTGATTCGCGAAAGAGTCGCAGTGAAATACGCCTGGATCAAAAACAACAAAGACATCTTCCCAATCGTTGCGATGTGTCGTGTCTTAAGGGGCAGCAAGAGTGGCTTCTACAAGTGGTGCTCGGCCTTGCCAAGTCCGCGCAAACAGCGAATATACAACTGTGTTCAGCAAGCACATCAAGAATGCCACGGCAACTATGGAAGCTACAAGATATCGCAACGATTGAAGGCGGATCCCTCCATGGAATCCGCTTGCCTCAACACCGTCGCTCGTGCAATGCGAGAATTAGGCATTCGAAGCCGGGTTGCACGGTAATTCAAGCCGACAATAACGCAAGTCGTTCCATCCAAACAACCTCCACCAAACTTGCTAGATCAGACATTCACAGCCGACCGACCCAACCAGAGATGGGTAACTGATATCACTTATTAACCAACAGCCTCTGGGTGGGGGGATCTTGCAGGTGTGTGGGATCTATTCAGTCGCAAAGTAATCGGATGGTCTATTTCCGACAGCCTAACGACTCCATTGGTTTGCGACGCACTTCGACAGCAGTCGAGCAGCGGCAGTGCGCAACGTTGGGGCTTCTGCACCACAGCGATCGCGGCTGCCGGTACACCAGCGAGCTCCATCAATCGTCGTTGAAAACGCTGGGTATCACCTGTTCAGTGAGCCGCAGTGGTTGTTGCTACGACAATGCGGTGATGGAACGATTTTTCTGGACGTTGAAACATGAGTGAACGAAGTTCGAAAAGCTTGCCGATACAGAAGAAGCGAGGCTCAGCGTGTTTCGATTCATTGAAACGTACTACAGCACTAACCGTATTCACCAAACGCTCAATTATCAAACACCAGACGAGTTCGAACGAGCTCACGAAATAACTCTGGCGACCTAAACCAACTTTCCCACAGTCCGCCAGTCATGAGCTAACGCAGTTTGAGGCTGGTGTCTATAGGCACTAATGGACTGCAGGGCCTAGCCTTAGGAAAGACCCCAAGGCTTTTCTGTACATGCAAGCCCGTTGGCGCCATCAGCAACGCTAGCGGGTCGGCCGATGTGCCGACACTATCACCATAGATCGATCCCGAAAACGCTTGTTAAAACATACCTTTAAGAATCGCCAAGGGGCTAAAAATACAAAGTCTTGTTTTCTAAAAACAAGAGCAGTAATAATGCCCAAACGATCCATGCAGTTTACAATACCGAAAAGTTCCGTCATTTGGGCATCCACCAATGCAGTAATTGCCTCCGATGCCCAGTGAACACGAAGTAAGAACAACTTCGTCTTTTGAGATTCTCAATCGCATGGATTCTGATCTGCGATAGTCGTCTTCCGTGGCCGCGATAAGCACCTTTCTTCCGGAACTAGTCTCTGTCGCTTCAATCAATCCAAACTGAAATGGCCCCTCGTCTAGGATCGGTAGACACGGTACCGCAATTGCTCCGTGTGCTGTTGGTTTGCATTCGTTGTAATGATTTTTGCAATCGTAGCAAACGCCTCTAATTTGCTTGCAAGACCAGCAATCTCTGCATTTATTCATGCCGCTGGATGTCCCGTACCAGGCAGTGCAGCAGGTAACCCTGCCAACAAAGTGTGGCAGCATACTGTCCGTATCAGGGCATTGTGCCGCCAGTGTTCCAGTCATTACAATGATCGTTGAAAGGCTTAACATGCAAATAAGTTTCGACATTGCTAAAGTCCTCGCCTGGGGGTGTGCTGCATACTTAACGCGAACTACTATATGCTCTCGGTGGGATGGAAGGCAAGTCAACAATCATTACCAGTTGGTGCGAAAATGGAGGCAACTGATCTTACGGAAAGAGCTATTGTCAATTGTTGTGTCTGGCTTTCTGAACTAAGCGGCGATTTCTTCCTGCATGATTCCGTCTTTGAAGGACCGTCCATCGATGACGTGAATGATTATTTCGTGACTGTTCAGTCGTCTCCATTTCTTCGAAGCTGATTCAGCGAGCTTAAACATCGTCGCCAGACTCGCCCGTCGAGAACCGCTCCCCTTGGTCTTTCGATGGCGAAGCCGAATGTTCGCGAAGGTGGACTCGATCGGGTTGGTGGTTCGCAGATGTCTCCAGCGTTCAGCCGGGAAGTCATAGAACGTTAGCAACGCCGAACGGTCCTTCTTCAAACGGTCACAAGCCTTTGGATACTGGCTCTTCGTCGATTTTAGTGGCTGATTTCCAAGCGGTCTTGGTTTTTCTACCATGGCTGTATGAATGAACTACATGCCCACTATCGTTTGCTAGTGGGACTTGATGACCAGTGGCAGGTCCAGAACGTTGACCTTCAGATGGATGCCAACAGGGTTGTGATCCAATTGCGTCACTCCGGCGGCAAACTCTGCTGCCCCGAGTTCCAGGATGAATGCTCTCGTGCGGACACCGCGCCAACGCGTCGGTGGAGGCATCTGGACACCATGCAGTTTGAGACCATCATCGAAGCGGCAATCCCTCGCTCACAATGCGCTCAGTGCGGAGTGAAAACCATTGCCGTGCCCTGGGCCGGCAAGCACTCTCGATTCACACTGATGTTTGAAGCCTTTGCTATTAAAGTCCTTCAGTCGGCTAGTAGCGTTTTGGCGGCGACCAAGTTACTGAAGATCTCCTGGAACACCGCTCACGAGATCATGCAGCGTGGGGTCGAGCGAGGGCTACAGCGTCGTGATACCGACCCGATTGAAACCATCGGCATTGATGAAAAGAGTTTTGGCAAAGGTCAGGACTACGTGTCGCTGATGGGTGACCTGGAAGGATCGCGGGTGCTGGAAGTCGTCAAAGACCGCAGTAAGGAATCTTGCGACAAACTCTTTGATAGTCTCACCGATGAGCAAAAATCGGGTATGGGCAATCTCTTCCAGTAATTCGCGTCCAAAGACCACTGCTCGAAGTCCTTGATCTGGATCGGCGGCAACAATTGCGTCTGCGTCTGTCATTCTTTCTTAATTGCCCGGGGGCTCAAAGGCTCCCTGGTGTACACATTAGATTGCGAAGTGTCTTCTTGGCTTAGCGGCAATTTTTGCGTGAGAATTTCTCGAACGCACTGAACGCGATGGTCGGAACAAAGCAGAGATACAGACACCGCCCCAAAGGTTCGGTCCAACTACGGATTTTAGTCAAGGTCCGTTGCGGCTGTGATCGCCAGTTGCCAGGGATGCGATCCGGGCGGTAGGACCGTCGGAATGCAGTCTCATCATGTCCTCTGTCCGCCCGAACCCGTGCACATTCTTAAACGCCAACTCAAATCTGCCACACACCAACCGTCTGCGGAATTGAACGTTGGAGCTTCTCCTCTCACTTCTTCTGCGTTCAGAGTTTCTATCGGCTCCGGAGCCATGATCGGCAATTGGAGTTGCAGGGAAGGCAAAGAGAAGCCGGTCCGGGACAATTGGGCCACCGCTGAATATGGCTCGCCTTTCCGATAGAAAAACACGGGGGCTCGGAGTAGGTGGTTGATCTTTGGGCTAACGCGATGGAGGGAGAGCAAGCTCAAGTTCCTTAAAGACAGGAATCTTGATTCCATTTCCCTCGACGGTGGTGACTGCCTCACCCAAAATCTCAGCGAGCGACTTTGGGGAGTCCTCTTGGATTATACGGACTCTTCGGACCTCATTCACTAGGTCTGCATTCATTGACTCTTCCCAACTCTCTTTCCGCGTCGCCTCACGTATCAGTTTTCCATTCTCATAGCGAACCAGCTGATGCCCGTACTCGTGGCCTTCAGGGCTGCGGTGCAGAACGCGCCCAATTCCGTCGGTTACTACGATCGCAACTTTCCCTCGGAAGCCTGCGAATGAGCCAACCTCCAACGTCGTGGAGCCCGTGATTTTTCCGCTGGCGTCTATCGCAACGGTCGTTGTCATGAACTGCCTTAGGCTCTTTCTGTTTATTGCAATCTTTCCAGATTCAAATAGCAGAGGATAATTTCTGTTGATCAAGCGATCCGTGTCTGCGAACGCGTTGGCAAGAAAGATTCGAGGCGACCATTGAGAAGGAGGAAATGTTCCCCATTCAGCGGAAGTACGAAGCTCACCGACGATACTCTCTGAAGGCACTCCCCAGCACTTTCTCGATCCAACAGGTTGACCGTCATTTCCCACTATAGGATCACCTCCCTGCAGAATGCCCACAAGCTGGCAATCGCTCAAAAAATTAGACGAAGTCGAACAGATTGGACCGCCGCTGAAACCATATACAACTTCATCTGCTTCCAAAAGTGAAACCAGCGGATCGCCGTCATGATCACGAGAGAGGTATTCATTTCCGATGGTTTCGGAGAAGGGGAACACGCCGTTGAAAACGCCACCCGTTACATAGTTGAAAGGCGTCGAGTCTTTCCCGAGTACTCGGACTGTTGGGTTGCCTGCTATCGCAACGTATTGCCCCGGTATTCGCATCGCAGTCTTCGTAAGTGGTTTCTTGCCTTTAGACTGAAGCAGACGAGCCCCTTCATCGGTAAGGCGAAAGGCTGCCCAGTCGTGAGACGCAGATCTGTACCACCCGTCCACGATCTCCTCGATTTTGATGTTGTCGCCTCGGTTTCCGAACTGGATCTCAATATTCGGGAGTCTCCTCACACTGTGGTAAGTTGTGACAAGGCACTGAGGAAGTCCGGGAATCGCTACGTAGGTAGCAGTGGAACGTCGTTCTCGAGAATCGTCACTTGCGTTTAGCCGGCAGGCCGCCTCTTGGGGCGTTCCTGCGGTGGCCAGTGTATTCATGCAGCTGGGCACAGCAATCCCGGTCAAAAGCATCAAAATGTAACAGAGTGTCTTCATTGGATAACAATGCTCGTACGGAAATTGGGGCTGAAAGGGTTATGCCGCTGAATCGTCGCCCCCCCAAAGAAAGTGGATCGGCATTTGAGGAAAATGTCAAGTGTCAGCGTTGCACGGACGAAATTGCAACTGTCCAGAAGTAAGCATACCAAGACGGGATTAAAGAAATGCGAACGACGCTGTGCATTCTCGCGGTTCTATCGCTCTGCTCCCTTTCGGGCTGTACTGCTCGCAGGCTGCGCATTCAAAGTGTCCAGCACGCACAGACGCTCAGCGACATTTTCCAGCAGCAGACGCTTGACAACTTAGCAAAGTTCGCAAGGGACCCAAACGCACTCCCAGACTTTGCTATCCCAACAAGCGGCCTTTCCCAAGTCGCAGATACAGGTGAAATCAACGGTTCGCTTGGCTGGGCCTCAAGAGTATTTGATTCTGCATCGCTGGGCGGTAAAGGTACCAGAAAGACGCAAGCAGACTGGACACTGAAGCCCATAAGTGATCCTCGCAAGCTAGAGAGAATGAGGTGCCTTCTTCAACGGGCCATTGCAGCTTGCGGTTCATCATGTAGGCAAGGTTGCCCAGATTGTGAGAAATCGCTCAGTAAGTTTTTCTACGGAGATTCGCACTACGCGGGATCTAGCAGCACATCTTCCGAGGTTGATTTGAGCTGCTTGCACTCGGGTTGGTTTGTCGTGAGTTGCGAGAAGTGTGCTAGGGAAAAGTACGACAAGTGCTGTCTCATCGGGGAACACTGTGGAACGGTTGTTTGCGTTCCACGAGGGGAGGGATCCAATCAGCTTTCGCTGTTAACGATTGCACTTCTAGATATCGCCCAAAATGACCCGCCGACAGTGGCGAAGAAACGGGTTAAGGCGTACTTAACTGACAAAGGAAAGCTTACTACGGAAGCTAATGCGTCGTTTGAAGTTGAGAGAGAGCTTCCTGTAAACGTGTCCGCCGTTGGCGTCCTTTCGCCGACTGAGAGGAAACTGAACCAAAGTCTGCTTGAAATCTACGAGGATCTCGGTATCAAACCGTCTTTTGGGAATTCTGGAAATATTGAATTCTCGACTGATACATTGAAAGACGAAAAGAAAGAGGAACTGCAGGAAAAATTGCAGAATTTACCTAGCGTTTTTGAAGATCCTCAGCTTAACGATACTTCTTATGACATGATCGAGAGCATGCCGAGCGAGCCTTTCGTACCGATAGATCAGATATTTCAGCGTCAGGTAGACCGGTTTCGGGATTAGCAAATCCAAGAATGATGCTATCGGATACTTGCGTGAAAACGAAACTGATTTCACTGCAGTGTTTCTGGGTAGGTGCTTGCTTCCCTTCGGGCTGGTTGCCAGAAGTCGTGCCGAACTCAGGCACTGCGATTCGACTAGAATCCCACCCGCCGAGGGAATTACGGTTCCGATTTTCTTCTTTCGCCCCTTCTGCATTCAGTGTTCTGAGTGGCCTAAAGCCGCGTAAGGCATTTAGAGTTATAGGGAAGGCAAATTAAACCCATTCTGGGACTCGGGGAATCGACGGAAAGCTTCTCAGTCGACGGGGGATGGGCCGACGGGCGGCTAGAAGCACGGTACAGCAGTCATCGAATCCGACCGACACCTCTGCGAGTACCGTCGATGGCTCTCTGATGTCGGCCGATGCAATCTAACGCACCAGGGTGCAGAACTGAAGCGAGCTTTCGCACCCGAGCTGCTCCCCATTCGGCTCGTGTTAGAAGTCATCTTCATCATTCGTAAGCACTTCCGGATCGCTGGATGCGATCGAGCGAACGGGGCGTTGTCCAAGCCGGGCTCAAAGTTCGGGGCAGGTTGGCTCGACGAGAACTGCTGATTCTGTTGCGATCGTTGTGAGGCACTGAATTGTCACGGCCGCCGATCAATAAATCCCAAAATTTTTTCTAATTGCTTGATTTCCCACAAATCAGATGGTAACAATACGAGCTGTCGGGTGGTCGCCGCATAGGGGGGGGGGATGCTCTTTGGGGAACTAGGGGAAATCATTCTCTATGTCCAGAACATGGACGCGCAATTTGAATTTTACCATTCACTGCTTGGTTTTCCTGTTGTTTATCAAGACAACGAGAGTGTGCAAGCCTGCAGTTGGATATTGCTTGACACTGGTGCCTGTAAACTTGCATTGCATAGCGGTGGGCAGCGGTGCCTGGGCAAGGACGCTCCAAAAATTGTCTTTTTTGTCCACGACCTTAAATGTGCATATGACAAGCTGAGGGAAAATGGCGTCGATGTTTGCGACATTTTCTCACCCGCACCAAACACTTTCGTTGCAAACACATTTGATCCCGAAGGAAATTCTGTTTCCTTTGAATCTACAACTCCCTTGGATAGCTGAAATGACTAACATGTTAAGGAAGCAATCTTGGATTGTATTTCAATTCGCTTTGGCAATGGTTGCATCAGCATCCTATGCAGGAGACCCTCCATTTCCCAACGAATTGAAGTACCCGAACGTAGTTGCCCCCAAATTTGAGTTTGGTACGTACGGTGAAGCTGAGGGGCTTTTCCGTGATCCGTCTGCCTTGTTGTTCGCTGACGATTCAGCTGTGTACGTGTCCGATTCGGGGAATAATCGAATTCAGAAACTTACGGTTGATGGCAAGCCACTCGGAGCGTTTACAGCTGATGGAATGCTGAATCCACGAGGGATGGAAAAGACTTCCACCAAAACAGTGCTACTAGTAGCCGAAGGTAGCCACGAGGTCTTGGAGTTCAGTGAGAGCGGAGTTCTTCAACGCCGTTTTGGAACATTCGGGCACGATCACGGACAGTTTGACCGTCCGAAGGATGTAGCGATCCTCGATGGCAACATCGCCATTGCTGATTCTGGTAACTGTCGCATTCAGTTTTTTACATCTGATGGCGAATTTCTGTCTGCATTCGGTAGCCACGGAATTAATCCAGGTGAATTTGATGATCCAACATCTTTGGCCGTTGACTCCAAGGGCTTTATTTATGTGGCAGATGCGGGTAACAATCGCATTCAAAAGTTTTCGTCTGACGGGAAATTTGTGAAGACGTGGGGGGGGTGGGGTTCGCATGCTGGATTGTTTGCAACTCCAATTTCTGTCGAAGTTAGTGGCGGGTTGCTGTACGTTGCCGACCTCGTCAATCATCGTCTACAGGCATTCAACACAGACGGTAAGTTCCTTTATCAGTGGGGGCGTCATCCTCCCGTGGCACACGAAGGAAATGGGCGCGTGCATTATCCTTCTTCAATCGCTGCGTCCCCCAACGGTCAGTACGTTGCGGTCATAGAGTCTTTTGAGAATCGCTGTCAGGTGTTTGGATTCAAATCACTAAATGCAGTGAAGCAGGTAGACGACAACGCTTGGTGGGAGAAAGCGACACGTTTTCACTATGGAACAAGGGTTCGGGCAGGAGAGACGCTGCTCGCAATTTCTGAGCCAGATACTCACTCGGTTTTGTTGTTTGACAACCGTGGTGACGTTCCTGAGTTAATTAACCGATTTGGCGGACAGGGGAACACTTTTGGACGCATGGTTCGTCCGAGCGGAATTCTGATAACAGATGCAGCTAGGGGAGAGTTCGTCGCTAGCGACAGTGGAAATCGTCGACTTCAAATGTTCGCAGCAGAACCGAACCCCGATCCTGAAGCAGCGGGAACATTCGTAAAAAATGCAGGAAAGTTTGTTAGAGCGTTTGGCCCCCCATCCAGCGACCTGAAGCTTACCGACGAGCTTGATGACAGTGCTCCGTTCTTTAGAGAGCCAAGCGCCATGGCCAATTTAAGTGATGGCCATATTCTGCTGTGCGACCCAGCAGACCACCAAGTGTTTGAGTACGAGCCAGGATTCAAATTCGTGAAAAGGTGGGGTGGTAAAGGAAAAGAACAGGGGCAATTTGATCGACCTCTGGACATTGCAGTTGCCAGCAATGACGACATTTACATCGTTGATGCGTACAACTTTCGAATTCAAGTTTTTGACAGAGATGCAAACTTTAAACGGGAATGGGGCAAAGCTGGGTCTGCGGACGGTGAGTTTGTTTCTGCTTTTGGGATTGCCATTGGCGATGATGACAATGTCTTCGTGACGGACTCAGCAACCCACAAGATTCAGAAGTTTTCAAAAGATGGCGATTTCATCAAGTCGTGGGGCAGCTGGGGAACTGGCAATGGCGAGTTTTATAAGCCTAAAGGTATTGCTGTAGACGGAAAAGGTCGGGTCGTCGTGGTGGATTTCGGCAACCATCGAGCACAGATGTTTGATCAGGGAGGGGAGTTTCTAGCAGCTTTCGGGATTGGCGAAGAGAAAAACTCACCAGGATACTAAGATGCGACATTTATTAGATTTCAGCTTATGTGTATTTGCTTCACTGCTATTAGTTTGCTCAGGATGCCAGAAGAGCGAACCCGCTCTCGACGGAAGTGGCATAGTGATTGAAAGTGTTACTGCGACACCAGCTTCGTTCCCAAACGAAGTGACTAGTAACGGCGAGGCCTATGTGCTTAGTGAACTTGATGTTCTTGAAGAGCACATCGTCATTAACAAGCCGTTTTCATTCTCGTTCATCTTGGAGGAGAAGTCTGGGCGATTCCCAGTTGATGATGAATTCACAGTAAATTGCGAAGCCGTCATGCCCGCTCACAATCATGGCATGAACTATGAGCCTGAAATCGCAATTCTGAAGGGCGGAATGGTCACCGTGAAGGGGATGGTTTTTCACATGCCGGGTGAGTGGCAAGTGCATGTCGACGTTACGGCAAATGCAGTTACGGAACGCAGCCAATGGGCCATCAATCTGTGAAGTCACAGTATGCTACACTTCTAGTCGCTATTCAATTGCTGTTCGGATGCAACCGCCCCGAATCATTTCCTTTGGCTCGTGAAGAACTCAAAGTCGTCGACGACGACCTTTTCACGATGCTCATCCAGTTGTCACCAATTCCGCCAGTGCCGCATGATAGAACCAACGAATTCTGCGATAGGGTCGAAGCTGTCGACCTGGGGCGTCAATTGTTTTTTGACCAAGGGTTTTCAAACAACTCAAAGGTGTCATGTGCAACTTGCCACAATCCAGTTTTTGGATTCACAACTCGTGAGTCCACGGCGAAGGGGCTTTCGCCGACATTTCGGAATGCTCCGACTGTATTAAATGTTTCTCACAATCGTTGGTATGCCTGGGATGGTAGTTCCGACGTTTTGTGGGCGCAATCTGTGAAGCCAATCGAGCACCCATTGGAACATGGTTTCACTCGCCGAGATGTTCTTCGTCGATTTCACACAGGCGACTATGCGAAAACCTATTTTGACGTTTTCGGTGTCCGGCTACCGCCAGTGAATTGCGATGAGAATAGGCTTGCCAAGTTTTATGCAGATGTTGGCAAGGCGCTGGCAGCTTTTCAGAGCACTTTGAATTCAGGAACATCAAGATTTGATAGATTTGTTGCACAGTTGCGAGCCACCGACAATACCGTTGACCCAGATGGTGAGAGTATACTGACCGACAGCGAGGTTCGAGGACTTAAACTATTCTTCGGAAAAGCCAATTGTGTTCTTTGCCATAACGGCCCACTTTTCACTGATATGGAATTTCATAACGTGAGGGTACCGCCAAAATCCGTAGCTGATCCGCTCGACTCAGGAAGGTTCAGTGGTGTTGAGGTTTTGCTTGATTCAGAGTTTGGCTCCTGGACGAGGTACGCAGCAGAGAGAGGAAGGTCAGAACGCCCAAGAGTCAAGAAATCGGGACAGTTGTGGGGGCAGTTTAAGACGCCGAGCTTGCGGGATGTCACTCGCACGGGACCATACATGCACAACGGAGTATTTAGTTCGCTTGCTGATGTCGTTAATCACTATTCGACGTTTGAGAAAGCACTCCCCCCTGGCCACCACGAAGAGACGATCTTAAAACCATTGAATCTGACTGAGAATGAAAAAGTCGATTTAATTTCGTTCCTTGGGACACTCGAATCAATTAATTACTGTGGTGATATTTTTTCAGCCAATGTGCAATAAGCGATTCGTTGAACTTAG includes:
- a CDS encoding IS3 family transposase; protein product: MCRVLRGSKSGFYKWCSALPSPRKQRIYNCVQQAHQECHGNYGSYKISQRLKADPSMESACLNTVARAMRELGIRSRVAR
- a CDS encoding NHL repeat-containing protein, giving the protein MTNMLRKQSWIVFQFALAMVASASYAGDPPFPNELKYPNVVAPKFEFGTYGEAEGLFRDPSALLFADDSAVYVSDSGNNRIQKLTVDGKPLGAFTADGMLNPRGMEKTSTKTVLLVAEGSHEVLEFSESGVLQRRFGTFGHDHGQFDRPKDVAILDGNIAIADSGNCRIQFFTSDGEFLSAFGSHGINPGEFDDPTSLAVDSKGFIYVADAGNNRIQKFSSDGKFVKTWGGWGSHAGLFATPISVEVSGGLLYVADLVNHRLQAFNTDGKFLYQWGRHPPVAHEGNGRVHYPSSIAASPNGQYVAVIESFENRCQVFGFKSLNAVKQVDDNAWWEKATRFHYGTRVRAGETLLAISEPDTHSVLLFDNRGDVPELINRFGGQGNTFGRMVRPSGILITDAARGEFVASDSGNRRLQMFAAEPNPDPEAAGTFVKNAGKFVRAFGPPSSDLKLTDELDDSAPFFREPSAMANLSDGHILLCDPADHQVFEYEPGFKFVKRWGGKGKEQGQFDRPLDIAVASNDDIYIVDAYNFRIQVFDRDANFKREWGKAGSADGEFVSAFGIAIGDDDNVFVTDSATHKIQKFSKDGDFIKSWGSWGTGNGEFYKPKGIAVDGKGRVVVVDFGNHRAQMFDQGGEFLAAFGIGEEKNSPGY
- a CDS encoding VOC family protein, whose protein sequence is MLFGELGEIILYVQNMDAQFEFYHSLLGFPVVYQDNESVQACSWILLDTGACKLALHSGGQRCLGKDAPKIVFFVHDLKCAYDKLRENGVDVCDIFSPAPNTFVANTFDPEGNSVSFESTTPLDS
- a CDS encoding cytochrome-c peroxidase; the protein is MGHQSVKSQYATLLVAIQLLFGCNRPESFPLAREELKVVDDDLFTMLIQLSPIPPVPHDRTNEFCDRVEAVDLGRQLFFDQGFSNNSKVSCATCHNPVFGFTTRESTAKGLSPTFRNAPTVLNVSHNRWYAWDGSSDVLWAQSVKPIEHPLEHGFTRRDVLRRFHTGDYAKTYFDVFGVRLPPVNCDENRLAKFYADVGKALAAFQSTLNSGTSRFDRFVAQLRATDNTVDPDGESILTDSEVRGLKLFFGKANCVLCHNGPLFTDMEFHNVRVPPKSVADPLDSGRFSGVEVLLDSEFGSWTRYAAERGRSERPRVKKSGQLWGQFKTPSLRDVTRTGPYMHNGVFSSLADVVNHYSTFEKALPPGHHEETILKPLNLTENEKVDLISFLGTLESINYCGDIFSANVQ
- a CDS encoding helix-turn-helix domain-containing protein, encoding MNELHAHYRLLVGLDDQWQVQNVDLQMDANRVVIQLRHSGGKLCCPEFQDECSRADTAPTRRWRHLDTMQFETIIEAAIPRSQCAQCGVKTIAVPWAGKHSRFTLMFEAFAIKVLQSASSVLAATKLLKISWNTAHEIMQRGVERGLQRRDTDPIETIGIDEKSFGKGQDYVSLMGDLEGSRVLEVVKDRSKESCDKLFDSLTDEQKSGMGNLFQ
- a CDS encoding deiodinase-like protein; the protein is MRLRPIAVLALLFVLGVQSGEAQSPRSSSSRSSDQAAAMFRRMDRDRNGVIDKAEAPAKLKAMFSEWDQDSDGKISKAEFESNFARSRGRGKASQTGEYIAPAARGERQAEVLKRGDRAPDFTLPRVGGEGTVTLSDLYRDKPVVLVFGSISCSPFRQRVQQVEQLYEEHKDNANFLMVYIREAHPDSKIQVKTAEGDEVLQTFVQTNDLALRREHAATCERTLSLSFPMVMDGVDNRVNAAYAGWPIRLVVIDRDGRILDPGAPGPQGFTPDKVATWLKTLE